In the Candidatus Binataceae bacterium genome, one interval contains:
- the atpG gene encoding ATP synthase F1 subunit gamma, producing the protein MATLKAIRRRIASVQSTEQITRAMKLVAAARLRRAQEALIAARPYSEALARVADSLLNAEGVDIAPAEDAKKSALVVVIAADRGLCGGYNTNVIREGEQVRRNLERDGLEVRYYAVGKKAVDHYKRTNAPIALESTNNLPRLATVELARLIAGRMLADFQSGAISEASIVYTRFHSALTQKPVYERLLPVTPPERGTADEAPAAVDYLIEPSPQELVPVVVKSYLEAAVFHGLLEAEASEYGAKMTAMDNATNNAIEMINTLTLEMNRARQSQITRELMDIVGGAEALRG; encoded by the coding sequence ATGGCCACGCTCAAGGCAATCCGACGCCGGATCGCTTCGGTTCAATCGACCGAGCAGATCACGCGCGCGATGAAGCTGGTCGCGGCGGCGCGTCTGCGCCGCGCGCAGGAGGCGCTGATTGCCGCGCGGCCGTACAGCGAGGCCCTGGCGCGGGTGGCAGATTCGCTCCTCAACGCCGAAGGGGTGGACATTGCACCGGCCGAAGATGCAAAGAAGTCTGCGCTGGTTGTCGTGATTGCGGCCGACCGGGGTCTGTGCGGCGGTTATAACACCAACGTAATCCGTGAGGGCGAGCAGGTGCGCCGCAATCTCGAACGCGATGGCCTCGAGGTTCGCTACTACGCCGTCGGCAAGAAAGCGGTAGATCACTACAAACGCACCAACGCGCCCATCGCGCTGGAGAGCACCAACAACTTGCCGCGGTTGGCGACTGTAGAACTGGCTCGCTTGATTGCCGGACGCATGCTCGCGGATTTCCAATCCGGGGCCATTTCCGAAGCGTCGATTGTTTACACTCGGTTTCACTCCGCACTGACCCAGAAACCCGTGTACGAGCGATTGCTACCGGTGACGCCGCCCGAGAGAGGCACGGCGGATGAAGCGCCCGCGGCGGTCGACTATCTGATCGAACCGAGCCCTCAAGAGTTGGTTCCGGTGGTGGTGAAGAGCTACCTGGAAGCCGCGGTATTTCATGGGTTGCTGGAAGCCGAAGCGTCGGAGTACGGCGCGAAGATGACGGCGATGGACAATGCGACCAACAACGCAATTGAGATGATCAACACATTGACGCTCGAGATGAACCGCGCGCGGCAGTCGCAGATCACCAGAGAACTGATGGACATCGTCGGCGGCGCTGAGGCGCTGCGCGGCTAG
- the atpA gene encoding F0F1 ATP synthase subunit alpha: MADIRPSEISEILKNEIKGFEGSIAVRETGRVLSCGDGIARIYGLQNAASSELLEFPHQVYGMVLNLEEDNVAAALFGDPQAISEGDEVKRTGRIVEVPVGDAMLGRVVNSLGQPIDDKGPIKSSESRRIELKAPGIIRRQSVKQPLQTGIKAIDATCAIGRGQRELIIGDKQTGKTQITLDTIINQKGQGVQCIYVAIGQKRSTVAQLVEKLNRHGAMEYTLVVAATASEAAPLQYIAPYTGCTIGEHFRDNGKDALIIYDDLSKHATAYRQLALLLRRPPGREAYPGDVFYLHSRLLERAAKMSEEAGSGSLTALPIIETQAGDISAYIPTNVISITDGQIFLDLDLFNSNVRPAINVGLSVSRVGFTAAIKAMKQAGATMKLDLAQYREMAAFAQFGSELDASSQRLLNRGARLTEVLKQDQYEPVSTAKEVLIVFTGNEGFLDKLEIAQVRPFEKGLYGYFDARHADLLNEIITKRELGDDLRKKLRAAIGDFLKQFEAEHLKGAMPA; encoded by the coding sequence ATGGCGGACATTCGACCATCGGAAATCAGCGAGATACTCAAGAACGAAATCAAGGGCTTCGAAGGCTCGATCGCGGTCCGCGAGACCGGCCGCGTGCTGTCCTGCGGCGACGGCATCGCCCGCATCTACGGGCTGCAGAATGCGGCGTCGAGCGAGTTGCTTGAGTTCCCTCACCAGGTCTACGGGATGGTGCTGAACCTCGAAGAGGACAACGTCGCCGCTGCCTTGTTCGGCGACCCGCAGGCCATCAGCGAGGGCGACGAGGTCAAGCGCACGGGGCGCATCGTGGAAGTGCCGGTTGGCGACGCGATGCTGGGCAGGGTGGTTAACTCGCTGGGTCAGCCGATCGACGACAAGGGTCCCATAAAATCGTCGGAATCCCGCCGGATCGAGCTGAAGGCGCCCGGAATCATCCGGCGACAGAGCGTCAAACAGCCGCTGCAAACCGGCATCAAGGCCATCGACGCCACCTGCGCGATCGGGCGTGGGCAGCGCGAGTTGATTATCGGCGACAAGCAGACCGGCAAGACTCAGATCACCCTCGATACCATCATCAATCAGAAGGGCCAGGGCGTGCAGTGCATCTACGTCGCGATTGGCCAGAAGCGTTCCACGGTGGCGCAGCTGGTTGAGAAGCTCAACCGCCACGGCGCGATGGAATATACGCTGGTGGTGGCCGCAACCGCCTCGGAGGCGGCGCCGCTCCAGTACATCGCGCCCTACACCGGATGCACCATCGGCGAGCATTTTCGCGACAACGGTAAGGACGCGCTCATCATCTACGACGATCTGAGCAAGCATGCGACCGCGTACCGGCAGCTGGCGCTGCTGCTGCGCCGCCCGCCTGGTCGCGAGGCGTATCCGGGCGATGTCTTCTACCTGCACTCGCGGCTGCTGGAGCGCGCGGCGAAGATGAGCGAAGAGGCGGGCTCGGGTTCGCTGACCGCGCTGCCGATTATCGAAACCCAGGCCGGCGATATTTCCGCGTACATTCCGACCAACGTCATTTCGATCACCGACGGGCAGATCTTTCTGGACCTCGACTTATTCAACTCCAACGTCCGTCCCGCGATAAATGTCGGCCTGTCGGTTTCGCGCGTCGGATTCACCGCCGCGATCAAGGCGATGAAACAGGCCGGCGCCACGATGAAGCTGGACCTCGCGCAATATCGCGAGATGGCTGCGTTTGCACAGTTCGGCTCGGAACTGGACGCCTCGAGCCAGCGCCTGCTGAACCGTGGCGCGCGCCTCACGGAAGTACTCAAGCAGGATCAGTACGAACCGGTTTCCACCGCGAAAGAGGTCCTGATCGTGTTTACCGGGAACGAAGGCTTTCTCGACAAGCTCGAAATTGCGCAGGTCCGCCCGTTCGAAAAAGGACTGTACGGGTATTTCGATGCGCGCCATGCTGACCTGCTGAACGAGATCATCACCAAGCGCGAGCTGGGCGATGATCTCCGCAAGAAGCTGCGCGCGGCGATCGGAGACTTCCTGAAGCAATTCGAGGCAGAACACCTCAAGGGGGCGATGCCCGCCTAG
- the atpH gene encoding ATP synthase F1 subunit delta, whose translation MRATRVAKRYARALIELAEKGQVESWGSELERLAAIVDSPELEARLASPELSNTARQEAMAKIAERLNLSFPLRSLAVVIARHGRIAEVSAIADAYRELVDEMLGRERATLTFAVEPSDEEQARVLAGLEAIAKKKIIPTIKVDKELLGGVVAELAGKTYDGSLAGRLQEAQLKLAGQA comes from the coding sequence ATGAGAGCTACCCGAGTCGCCAAACGCTACGCGCGCGCTCTGATCGAACTGGCGGAGAAGGGGCAGGTAGAGAGTTGGGGCAGCGAACTCGAGCGCCTGGCCGCGATCGTGGATTCGCCCGAACTTGAAGCGCGCCTCGCTTCGCCGGAGCTAAGCAACACCGCGCGCCAGGAGGCGATGGCAAAAATCGCCGAGCGCCTGAATTTGAGCTTCCCGCTCCGATCGCTGGCGGTGGTGATCGCACGTCATGGCCGAATCGCCGAGGTCAGTGCCATCGCCGATGCATACCGCGAACTGGTTGATGAAATGCTCGGGCGGGAGCGCGCGACGCTGACCTTCGCCGTGGAGCCATCGGACGAGGAACAGGCGCGGGTCCTGGCCGGCTTAGAAGCCATAGCCAAAAAGAAGATCATCCCGACCATCAAGGTCGACAAGGAATTGCTGGGCGGCGTGGTTGCCGAACTCGCCGGCAAGACATACGACGGCAGCCTCGCAGGGCGGCTTCAGGAAGCGCAGCTGAAACTTGCGGGCCAAGCCTGA